A genomic segment from Thermoplasmata archaeon encodes:
- a CDS encoding protein translocase SEC61 complex subunit gamma has translation MADEEESTYEELQDEFEAKARGFGKGKYGRIMKMARTPSKDEYTKTVYITAIGIILIGAVGFAIWWLMTVLPGYF, from the coding sequence ATGGCAGACGAAGAAGAGTCAACGTACGAAGAGCTCCAGGACGAGTTCGAGGCAAAGGCACGCGGATTCGGAAAGGGAAAGTACGGCAGGATCATGAAGATGGCTCGCACACCGAGCAAGGACGAATACACCAAGACAGTGTACATCACCGCGATCGGTATCATCCTCATCGGAGCCGTAGGTTTCGCCATCTGGTGGCTCATGACCGTCCTTCCGGGATACTTCTGA